A genomic segment from Tuwongella immobilis encodes:
- a CDS encoding DUF1501 domain-containing protein: MTPRCVFPCGRLSRRTFLADVGLGFTGLALGSMLHGDPLARAADPHAGPDAGTPGGPPSGKPHHPPKAKKVIWIVLSGGVSHMETFDPKPALNRYAGKSFEALPIANPMKHPYFLARSRSVVGFNREVYPLIYPLQVGYSKCGQSGIEVSDWLPRLGSVVDDLCVIRSMYTTDNDHAAEFQFHTGRHHLDEPQPSVGSWIHYGLGALNANLPQFVFLGQYSDARVKKNFDADYLGPQHAAVELSLDPNAPLPFAKPGKGVLAQEQANEFALAGELNRLAAVEMPDDPQLQARIRSYELAFRMQMAVPEAMDLRKESRRTQALYGIDNPTTAIYGQRLLAARRLAERGVRFTMVYLSDYGEWDSHQNLKTLHARSCARVDQPLTGLITDLKQRGMLDDDTLVVCMTEFGRTPGVEQRGGGTNGRDHHPHGFSIWMAGAGLKRGIVHGATDELGFHAVESPHYVTDIHATVLHLLGLDNRRLDVPGRKRLEMDHGQVITPILA, encoded by the coding sequence ATGACCCCGCGCTGCGTGTTTCCCTGTGGACGATTGAGCCGCCGCACGTTTCTGGCCGATGTGGGGCTGGGGTTTACCGGCCTGGCGCTGGGGAGCATGCTGCATGGCGATCCGCTGGCACGGGCGGCTGATCCGCACGCGGGGCCGGATGCGGGCACTCCCGGCGGGCCGCCTTCGGGTAAGCCGCATCATCCACCCAAGGCGAAGAAGGTGATTTGGATTGTGCTGAGTGGCGGGGTCAGCCACATGGAGACGTTCGATCCCAAACCCGCGCTCAATCGCTACGCGGGGAAGAGTTTCGAGGCGTTGCCCATCGCCAATCCGATGAAGCACCCCTATTTCCTGGCGCGATCGCGCAGTGTGGTGGGCTTCAATCGGGAAGTGTATCCGCTGATTTATCCGCTTCAGGTGGGCTATTCCAAGTGTGGGCAATCCGGAATCGAAGTCTCGGATTGGCTGCCGCGATTGGGGAGCGTTGTCGATGATCTGTGCGTGATTCGATCGATGTACACCACCGACAACGATCATGCCGCCGAGTTCCAATTCCATACCGGACGCCATCATCTGGATGAGCCGCAACCCAGCGTTGGTTCGTGGATTCATTACGGGTTGGGGGCGTTGAATGCGAATCTGCCGCAATTTGTCTTTTTGGGGCAATATTCCGATGCGCGGGTGAAAAAGAATTTCGATGCCGACTATCTCGGGCCGCAACATGCTGCGGTGGAATTGTCGCTGGATCCGAATGCGCCGCTACCGTTTGCGAAACCGGGCAAGGGGGTGTTGGCCCAGGAGCAAGCCAATGAGTTCGCGCTGGCCGGTGAGTTGAATCGGCTCGCGGCGGTGGAGATGCCCGACGATCCGCAGTTGCAGGCCCGCATTCGCTCGTATGAATTGGCCTTCCGCATGCAAATGGCGGTGCCCGAAGCGATGGATCTTCGCAAGGAATCGCGTCGCACGCAGGCACTATACGGAATCGACAACCCGACGACGGCGATTTATGGCCAGCGATTGCTCGCCGCTCGCCGATTGGCGGAACGCGGGGTGCGGTTCACGATGGTCTATCTGAGCGATTACGGCGAGTGGGATTCGCACCAAAATTTGAAGACGCTGCACGCTCGCAGTTGTGCTCGAGTCGATCAGCCGTTGACGGGACTCATCACCGATTTGAAGCAGCGCGGCATGCTGGATGACGATACGCTGGTGGTCTGCATGACCGAATTTGGCCGCACGCCGGGAGTGGAGCAGCGCGGCGGGGGCACCAACGGCCGCGATCATCACCCGCACGGCTTCAGCATTTGGATGGCCGGGGCGGGGCTGAAGCGCGGCATCGTTCACGGGGCGACCGATGAACTCGGATTCCATGCCGTGGAATCGCCGCATTATGTGACCGATATTCATGCCACGGTGCTGCATCTCTTGGGGCTGGATAATCGCCGATTGGATGTGCCCGGTCGGAAGCGGCTGGAAATGGATCACGGGCAGGTGATTACGCCGATTTTGGCGTGA
- a CDS encoding TlpA family protein disulfide reductase, producing MRRLTTGVLSAMLFCAPVWAADDKPAAKPSADSTAPQKEGTSREDAFKKLRNDLAAEQAAMMKPLREAKTDEERQKAIANLKPVNIKKYETDLIKLIEEDPKDKSSAAMIVFAMTSLRSQNAKLAGYLTEYHLDNPAITSVLQTAAMGRAPQLTPLMEAILEKSTDTDKKGLATFGLASTYFNQGEDGNAELMAKAEKLFDRASTEFGDVKLGNTTLKKRSEGFLKEIRELAVGKTLPDVACNTLEGKAVKISDYRGKVVVLDIWATWCGPCRAMIPSERELVKSMAGKPFELISVSFDAEKETLEKFLEKEPMPWTHWWNGAKDGVGTDLNIRFFPTIYVIDAKGVIRHKNIRGKQLDEAVEKLVKETEEASKKAAN from the coding sequence ATGCGCCGTTTGACCACTGGCGTCCTCAGCGCCATGCTGTTCTGTGCCCCCGTCTGGGCTGCCGACGACAAGCCCGCTGCCAAGCCCAGCGCGGATTCAACCGCCCCCCAGAAGGAAGGCACCTCTCGCGAAGACGCCTTCAAGAAGCTCCGCAACGATCTGGCTGCGGAACAAGCGGCGATGATGAAGCCCTTGCGCGAGGCCAAGACGGACGAAGAACGCCAAAAGGCCATCGCCAATCTGAAGCCGGTCAACATCAAGAAGTACGAAACCGACCTCATCAAGCTGATTGAAGAAGATCCCAAGGACAAATCCAGCGCCGCGATGATCGTCTTCGCCATGACGTCACTGCGCAGCCAAAATGCGAAGCTGGCCGGCTACCTGACGGAATACCACCTCGACAATCCCGCCATCACCAGCGTGTTGCAAACCGCCGCCATGGGCCGCGCCCCGCAACTAACCCCGCTGATGGAAGCGATTCTCGAAAAGAGCACCGACACCGACAAGAAGGGACTGGCCACCTTCGGTCTGGCTTCGACCTACTTCAACCAAGGCGAAGATGGCAACGCCGAACTGATGGCCAAGGCCGAAAAGCTGTTCGACCGCGCCAGCACCGAATTCGGCGATGTCAAACTGGGCAACACGACGTTGAAGAAGCGAAGCGAAGGCTTCCTGAAGGAAATCCGCGAATTGGCCGTGGGCAAGACGCTGCCGGATGTCGCCTGCAATACGCTGGAAGGCAAGGCCGTCAAGATCAGCGACTACCGCGGCAAGGTCGTCGTTCTGGACATTTGGGCCACCTGGTGCGGACCGTGCCGCGCCATGATTCCTTCGGAACGCGAACTGGTCAAGAGCATGGCCGGCAAGCCGTTTGAACTCATCAGCGTCAGCTTTGATGCCGAGAAGGAAACCCTGGAGAAGTTCCTGGAAAAGGAACCGATGCCCTGGACCCACTGGTGGAACGGCGCGAAAGACGGCGTGGGCACCGACCTGAATATCCGCTTCTTCCCGACGATCTATGTGATTGATGCCAAGGGCGTCATTCGCCACAAGAACATCCGCGGCAAGCAACTCGACGAAGCCGTCGAAAAGCTCGTCAAGGAAACCGAAGAAGCCAGCAAGAAGGCCGCCAACTAA
- the infA gene encoding translation initiation factor IF-1 yields the protein MAKEEAIEVEGRVKEALANTQFRVELDIGGEVIAHVAGRMRRNFIRIIPGDRVKVEISPYDTNRGRIVYRGR from the coding sequence ATGGCCAAAGAAGAAGCGATCGAAGTCGAAGGCCGCGTCAAAGAGGCGCTGGCCAACACACAGTTCCGCGTGGAGTTGGACATTGGCGGCGAAGTCATCGCCCATGTCGCCGGCCGCATGCGCCGCAACTTCATCCGCATCATTCCCGGCGACCGTGTGAAGGTGGAAATCTCCCCCTACGACACCAACCGGGGACGAATCGTATACCGCGGTCGATAA
- a CDS encoding RNA recognition motif domain-containing protein produces MATNIYVGNLVWECTSDDLRTLFSEHGEVTRAQVVMDRETGRSRGFGFVEMANESEAHQAIEALNNKPWKGRPLTVNEAKPREGGGGGGGGRGPRGGGGGGYGGGGGGRGGDRGGYGGGRGDRY; encoded by the coding sequence ATGGCGACGAATATCTACGTTGGTAACCTGGTGTGGGAATGCACCTCGGACGATCTGCGAACCCTGTTCTCAGAACACGGCGAAGTGACCCGCGCTCAGGTGGTGATGGATCGGGAAACCGGGCGTTCTCGTGGCTTCGGCTTCGTCGAAATGGCGAATGAATCGGAAGCCCACCAAGCAATTGAAGCGCTGAACAACAAACCGTGGAAGGGTCGCCCTTTGACGGTCAACGAAGCCAAGCCCCGTGAAGGCGGCGGCGGTGGCGGCGGTGGCCGTGGTCCTCGGGGCGGCGGCGGCGGTGGCTACGGCGGCGGCGGTGGCGGCCGTGGTGGCGACCGAGGCGGCTACGGCGGCGGCCGAGGCGATCGCTATTGA
- a CDS encoding FG-GAP-like repeat-containing protein has product MPPRSNPSDRRPPQLQSTDAPLEARVVPAFPLAVNDTVSVATDPVTFAVLNNDSFPDQILLNGFTDPPASQGTLVRNADSTFTFTPGEGFNGTSFEYTIGPRKPETLLSASPNDVTANARLGYHVVLSADGNMAFVGAPDAPGGNTGTVNEAGSVFVFVRTPQGWSFRQRLFAAGDGQAALPAPQPGEVANPNQASISNFGATMAISADGTTLIVGDPTATGGISGATPGGGAVYIFTLGSSGFNPTPQKLTPSGLDGVGLGFGESVAISGDGKVLVIGNTTGNGGPDGTVPGVGTVLVYRRTGAEFSVQPSQRLYASDYAGANFVSRFGHSVAVSRDGKMIVVGDPAAPGGIDGTVPGAGAAYIFTDTTGFAFNPTPTKLYANGISTAVGAELFGDTIAISGDNSVIAIGAPDAVGGDTGTIDQAGAVYVFQRIASNSPNNYVYQSSPQRIYASTDVGSGLDFGTTISLNYNGTVLLVGDPTALGGTSSNVPTGGAAYLYRRSSSLFGNEPVQRLTSSDTVTGDAYASSVSLSDDGNTILAGAPGAVIGNKVGAGALYVKEIGTSTGKVTLTRAGAAAVSSRMLVSGFPDGSAQLYTYDAEGKALPGQVFRPFNYNGAVQAVVGDINGDSIPDYVFGIGPGGGSVIRGIDGATGADLFPTFSAFESSFRGGVFIATGDIDNDGKSELVVSPDVGGGGRIQIFTLRDGKMAQVDNFFGIEDTTFRGGARVAIGDINGDNRAEVIVGAGYGGGPRIAVFDGNALMAGSNRPQKLINDFFAFPGTDTNSLRNGVYISAGDLDGDNKADLVFGGGPGGGPRVYVLSGAMLMTNIGEAQANPIANFFVDGNANSRGGVRVAVKDFDGDTDMELVVGSGNGTRTELRVYETNSLANGVEPALRSEVDPIGYSNSPLGVFVG; this is encoded by the coding sequence ATGCCCCCCCGTTCGAATCCGTCGGATCGACGACCGCCACAGTTGCAGAGTACCGATGCCCCGCTGGAAGCACGGGTTGTTCCCGCGTTCCCGTTGGCGGTCAACGATACTGTGTCGGTGGCGACCGATCCCGTCACGTTCGCCGTGCTGAATAACGATTCGTTCCCCGATCAAATTCTGCTCAACGGATTCACCGATCCGCCAGCCAGCCAAGGGACGCTCGTTCGCAATGCGGACAGCACCTTCACGTTTACGCCGGGTGAAGGGTTCAACGGCACGTCGTTTGAATACACCATTGGACCGCGCAAGCCCGAGACACTGCTCTCCGCATCGCCCAATGATGTGACGGCGAATGCTCGGCTGGGCTACCATGTGGTGTTGTCTGCCGATGGCAATATGGCGTTTGTCGGTGCCCCGGATGCGCCGGGTGGCAATACCGGGACAGTGAACGAGGCCGGCTCGGTCTTCGTCTTCGTTCGCACGCCGCAAGGTTGGTCGTTCCGGCAACGGCTGTTCGCGGCCGGGGATGGCCAAGCCGCCCTGCCGGCTCCCCAACCGGGAGAAGTGGCCAACCCCAATCAGGCGTCGATCTCCAATTTCGGGGCGACCATGGCGATTAGCGCCGATGGTACCACGCTCATCGTGGGTGACCCCACAGCCACCGGCGGCATCAGCGGCGCAACTCCCGGCGGCGGAGCGGTTTACATCTTCACCCTGGGCAGCAGCGGATTCAATCCCACGCCGCAAAAACTCACGCCCAGCGGATTGGACGGCGTCGGCCTGGGATTCGGCGAATCGGTTGCCATCAGCGGCGACGGCAAAGTGCTAGTCATCGGCAACACCACCGGCAACGGCGGCCCCGATGGCACCGTTCCGGGAGTCGGAACCGTCCTCGTCTACCGTCGCACGGGGGCAGAATTCTCCGTCCAACCGTCGCAACGACTGTATGCATCGGATTACGCCGGTGCGAATTTTGTCAGTCGCTTCGGCCACAGTGTCGCCGTCTCCCGCGATGGCAAGATGATCGTCGTCGGCGATCCAGCCGCGCCCGGCGGTATCGATGGCACGGTGCCCGGAGCGGGTGCCGCGTACATCTTCACGGATACCACGGGATTCGCCTTCAATCCCACGCCCACAAAGTTGTACGCCAACGGGATTTCGACCGCCGTGGGTGCGGAACTGTTCGGCGATACCATTGCCATCAGCGGCGATAACTCCGTGATTGCGATCGGTGCCCCGGATGCCGTCGGCGGCGATACCGGCACCATCGACCAAGCTGGTGCGGTCTACGTCTTCCAACGCATCGCGTCGAATTCGCCGAACAACTACGTCTATCAGTCGAGTCCGCAGCGGATTTACGCGTCGACCGATGTCGGATCGGGGCTCGATTTCGGAACGACGATTTCGCTCAACTACAATGGCACGGTGTTGCTCGTGGGTGATCCCACAGCGCTGGGTGGAACATCGTCCAACGTGCCGACAGGTGGTGCGGCGTATCTCTATCGCCGATCGAGTTCGCTGTTCGGCAACGAACCCGTGCAACGACTCACCTCGAGCGATACGGTCACGGGCGATGCCTATGCCTCGTCGGTCAGCCTCAGCGATGATGGCAACACGATCTTGGCCGGGGCACCGGGAGCGGTCATTGGCAACAAAGTTGGTGCCGGTGCGCTCTACGTCAAGGAAATTGGCACCTCGACCGGGAAGGTGACGCTGACCCGAGCGGGAGCCGCCGCCGTCAGCAGTCGCATGCTCGTCAGCGGCTTCCCGGATGGCTCCGCTCAACTGTACACCTACGACGCCGAAGGCAAGGCGCTGCCTGGCCAAGTCTTCCGCCCGTTCAATTACAACGGCGCCGTGCAAGCGGTGGTCGGCGACATCAACGGGGATAGCATCCCGGATTACGTCTTCGGCATCGGGCCGGGCGGCGGTTCGGTGATCCGTGGCATCGACGGAGCCACCGGCGCAGACCTGTTCCCGACCTTCTCGGCATTCGAATCATCGTTCCGAGGTGGTGTATTCATTGCCACCGGCGACATTGATAATGACGGAAAATCCGAACTCGTGGTCAGCCCCGATGTGGGTGGCGGCGGGCGCATTCAGATTTTCACGCTCCGCGATGGCAAAATGGCCCAAGTGGACAATTTCTTCGGCATCGAAGATACCACGTTCCGCGGCGGTGCTCGGGTGGCGATCGGCGACATTAATGGCGACAATCGCGCCGAAGTGATCGTCGGCGCGGGCTACGGCGGCGGCCCACGCATCGCGGTGTTTGATGGTAACGCGCTGATGGCCGGCAGCAATCGCCCACAGAAGCTCATCAACGACTTCTTCGCCTTCCCCGGTACCGACACCAACAGCCTGCGAAACGGTGTCTACATCAGTGCCGGTGACTTGGACGGCGACAACAAAGCCGACTTGGTCTTCGGTGGCGGCCCCGGCGGCGGTCCACGGGTGTATGTGCTGTCCGGTGCGATGCTGATGACCAACATCGGCGAAGCCCAAGCGAACCCGATTGCCAACTTCTTTGTGGATGGCAATGCGAACAGTCGTGGTGGGGTGCGGGTCGCGGTCAAAGACTTCGACGGCGACACGGACATGGAATTGGTCGTCGGCAGCGGCAACGGCACCCGAACCGAATTGCGGGTGTACGAAACCAATAGCTTGGCCAACGGCGTCGAACCGGCGTTGCGATCGGAAGTAGACCCGATTGGCTACAGCAATTCGCCCTTGGGAGTGTTTGTCGGCTAA
- a CDS encoding co-chaperone GroES: MKLIPLNDKIVVKRLEASSTTAGGILLPDNAKEKPKQGKVLKVGDGKLLDSGKRSSFQVKEGDVVLFTSYAGNEVSVDNEEYLIMTEDDILAIL; the protein is encoded by the coding sequence ATGAAGCTGATTCCGCTCAACGACAAGATCGTCGTCAAGCGTCTGGAAGCATCGTCCACCACCGCCGGTGGGATTCTGTTGCCGGACAATGCCAAGGAAAAGCCCAAGCAAGGCAAGGTGCTCAAGGTGGGTGATGGCAAGCTGCTCGATAGCGGCAAGCGCTCCAGCTTCCAAGTCAAGGAAGGGGATGTCGTCCTCTTCACCTCCTACGCTGGCAACGAAGTCAGCGTGGATAACGAAGAATATCTCATCATGACCGAAGACGATATTCTCGCCATTCTGTAA
- a CDS encoding response regulator, translating into MNETGSTDNYVILITDDDRSSRESLRDMIEPEGFRTFLAASGEEAIEIVQQESIHLAIFDYHMPTLTGLETLQLIHQSNIALPCILVTADATKDLMRQALNAQAYSVIPKPVSKNVVLYTVIRALGRFYGRLRTPRSTWE; encoded by the coding sequence ATGAACGAAACCGGATCGACTGACAACTATGTGATCCTGATCACCGATGACGACCGAAGTTCCCGGGAATCGTTACGCGACATGATTGAACCGGAAGGATTTCGGACGTTTTTGGCAGCATCGGGCGAAGAAGCCATCGAGATCGTCCAACAAGAATCGATTCATTTGGCGATCTTCGATTACCATATGCCCACCCTCACTGGGCTGGAAACCCTGCAATTGATCCATCAATCGAATATCGCGTTGCCCTGTATTTTGGTCACCGCGGATGCGACGAAGGATCTGATGCGGCAAGCGCTCAACGCCCAGGCGTATAGCGTCATCCCCAAGCCGGTGAGCAAGAATGTGGTGCTCTACACTGTGATTCGTGCCCTGGGTCGCTTCTACGGACGTCTGAGGACTCCCCGATCGACCTGGGAATGA
- a CDS encoding DUF1571 domain-containing protein: MNRYTLLIWAILAMQLSGCSIFERWHPPRPPKVRMPADPLDRRPKPPLMPHSGDSAMQNPQGPIPSPAAPVPPPPPPLRTPSQAAQPLNSPAVAANATGNPNPIANSTENSAMGGLVLPSITAPMAVTPGFATVSNGATPGTTAAPIGTQVAPPNPSPGSPPAAALVPMSSDSTDPVPTTSAQPTPMPAVDPLQRLVTGSAAKYAATDSFECRLTRREVVRGRQTPEEVIRYRFRKQPYSIHMKWIGKEGNGREMIYVQNRYDDKLQILTADGDMPFTRAGARLAFSPDSFMVRSRSRHSVREAGIAIGLQRLQEAMINRQNGHTDAIRYLGRLNRPDATCPMEGIEIRIYPGKESLLPKGGRRLYGFDCQPGSPSELLPVLIITHDETGREVEYFRLDRLIQPVPLDDRDFDPTALWGAAK; the protein is encoded by the coding sequence ATGAATCGATACACCCTCCTGATTTGGGCGATCTTGGCGATGCAGCTTTCGGGCTGCTCGATCTTTGAGCGTTGGCATCCGCCCCGACCGCCGAAAGTTCGCATGCCTGCCGATCCATTGGATCGCCGTCCCAAACCACCGCTCATGCCGCACTCGGGGGATTCCGCGATGCAGAATCCTCAGGGTCCGATTCCGTCCCCGGCCGCGCCAGTTCCACCGCCCCCGCCGCCGCTTCGCACGCCCTCGCAGGCAGCGCAACCGCTGAATTCACCGGCAGTTGCGGCGAATGCGACTGGGAATCCGAATCCAATCGCAAATTCAACCGAGAATTCCGCCATGGGTGGGTTGGTACTGCCATCGATAACCGCGCCAATGGCCGTTACTCCCGGCTTCGCAACCGTTTCCAATGGCGCGACGCCCGGCACCACCGCCGCACCGATCGGCACACAAGTCGCCCCGCCGAATCCGTCACCGGGTAGCCCACCTGCCGCAGCCCTCGTGCCGATGTCCTCCGATTCGACCGATCCGGTGCCGACGACCTCCGCGCAGCCGACACCGATGCCAGCCGTCGATCCGCTTCAACGCTTGGTGACGGGTTCCGCGGCAAAATATGCAGCAACCGATTCATTCGAGTGTCGATTGACCCGTCGGGAAGTCGTGCGTGGTCGGCAGACGCCGGAAGAGGTGATTCGCTACCGATTCCGCAAACAGCCGTACAGCATTCATATGAAGTGGATCGGCAAAGAAGGCAATGGTCGAGAGATGATCTATGTGCAGAATCGCTACGACGACAAGCTGCAAATCCTGACTGCCGATGGAGATATGCCATTTACGCGAGCGGGTGCCCGACTGGCATTCTCGCCGGATAGCTTCATGGTCCGCAGTCGCAGCCGCCACTCGGTTCGGGAAGCGGGAATCGCCATTGGACTGCAACGGCTGCAAGAAGCGATGATCAATCGGCAGAATGGGCATACCGACGCGATTCGCTATCTGGGTCGGCTCAATCGCCCGGATGCGACCTGCCCGATGGAAGGCATCGAAATCCGCATTTATCCCGGCAAAGAATCGTTGCTGCCCAAGGGTGGCCGTCGTTTGTACGGGTTCGATTGTCAGCCGGGTTCGCCATCGGAACTGTTGCCGGTGCTGATTATCACGCACGATGAGACGGGCCGCGAAGTGGAATACTTCCGCCTCGATCGGCTGATTCAACCCGTACCGTTGGACGATCGTGATTTCGATCCCACTGCCTTGTGGGGCGCCGCGAAGTAA
- a CDS encoding GH3 auxin-responsive promoter family protein has translation MMATIIRILGKIVARPIRRRLFAFLDATQDPQAVQTALLHKILAHQAQTGFGIDHGFDKIQSIDDYRRQVPIGPYEYHAPYIERVKKGDIRALIADPIVHMFALTSGTTASRKLIPITPSYLAAYRHGWNIWGLKSFRDHRPITMRPIVQLVGDPEEYRTEAGIPCGNLSGLTAQIQKRIVRWLYLVPPITGRIKDPSTRYYVALRFSIRKQIGMLLSANPSTMVTLARMMETHQESLIRDLFDGTLSAKLDLPSDIRASLSARLKKNPDRARELEKAASAAGALRPSGVWLPDRTLIGTWTGGSVGAYIKQLPKYYGDTPIRDLGLLASEGRMTLPMDDATPSGVLDITSHYFEFVPEGEIDSPQPTVLGAHELQEGQSYYILPTTSAGLYRYHIVDLVRCTGFLNRTPLIEFLGKGNRFANVTGEKLSEHQVVQAMATVLQRHAQPVSAYTLAPIFQETQSYYGIFLEQADVSDPARTAAFLRLLDHQLAVLNIEYAAKRESGRLGPVRALIMPNGTWPKWDLERLQKSGGSPEQYKRPCLIGDLEFRSKMPVESEILPAAESLQI, from the coding sequence ATGATGGCAACCATTATTCGGATCTTGGGTAAAATCGTCGCCCGGCCCATTCGCCGACGCTTGTTCGCTTTTCTCGACGCCACCCAAGATCCGCAGGCCGTGCAAACCGCCCTGCTCCACAAAATTCTCGCCCACCAAGCGCAGACCGGCTTCGGTATCGATCACGGATTCGACAAAATCCAATCGATCGACGATTATCGCCGTCAGGTGCCGATCGGTCCCTACGAATATCATGCTCCGTATATCGAACGAGTCAAAAAAGGCGACATTCGGGCGCTGATCGCTGATCCGATCGTGCATATGTTCGCGCTCACCAGCGGCACCACCGCGTCGCGCAAGCTCATCCCCATCACGCCAAGCTACTTGGCCGCCTACCGACATGGGTGGAATATCTGGGGGCTGAAGTCGTTCCGCGATCATCGCCCCATCACGATGCGGCCCATTGTCCAGCTCGTCGGCGACCCCGAAGAATACCGCACCGAGGCGGGCATTCCCTGCGGCAACCTCTCCGGCCTGACGGCGCAGATCCAGAAGCGCATCGTCCGCTGGCTGTATTTGGTGCCACCGATCACCGGCCGAATCAAAGACCCCAGCACGCGCTATTATGTCGCGCTGCGGTTCAGCATTCGCAAGCAAATCGGAATGTTACTATCGGCGAATCCTTCGACCATGGTGACATTGGCGCGAATGATGGAGACTCACCAAGAGTCGCTGATTCGGGATCTATTCGATGGCACGCTTTCGGCCAAGTTGGATCTGCCCAGCGACATTCGCGCCTCGCTCTCGGCCCGGCTGAAGAAGAATCCGGATCGGGCCCGCGAGTTGGAGAAAGCCGCTTCCGCCGCCGGGGCACTTCGACCCAGCGGTGTCTGGCTGCCGGATCGCACCCTGATCGGCACCTGGACCGGCGGCAGTGTCGGGGCATACATCAAACAATTGCCGAAATATTATGGCGATACTCCGATCCGCGACTTGGGATTGCTCGCCAGCGAAGGCCGCATGACGCTGCCAATGGACGATGCCACCCCATCCGGCGTGTTGGACATTACCTCGCACTACTTTGAATTCGTTCCGGAAGGCGAAATCGATTCGCCGCAGCCGACCGTCCTCGGTGCCCACGAATTGCAAGAGGGGCAATCGTACTACATTCTGCCAACCACCTCCGCAGGATTGTACCGCTATCACATCGTCGATCTGGTTCGCTGCACCGGCTTTCTCAATCGCACGCCGTTGATCGAATTTTTGGGCAAGGGCAACCGCTTTGCCAACGTCACCGGCGAAAAATTGTCTGAACATCAAGTCGTGCAAGCGATGGCGACCGTGCTGCAACGGCACGCGCAACCCGTGTCGGCCTACACCCTCGCGCCGATCTTCCAAGAAACGCAATCGTATTACGGCATCTTCTTGGAACAGGCCGACGTCAGTGATCCGGCCCGAACGGCGGCATTCTTGCGATTGCTCGATCATCAGTTAGCCGTGCTGAACATCGAATATGCTGCCAAACGCGAGAGCGGCCGCTTGGGACCAGTCCGCGCACTGATTATGCCCAACGGCACCTGGCCGAAGTGGGATCTGGAACGGCTGCAAAAATCGGGCGGCTCCCCCGAGCAATACAAGCGGCCCTGCTTGATTGGCGATCTGGAATTCCGCAGCAAAATGCCTGTGGAATCCGAGATTTTGCCCGCTGCGGAATCGCTCCAAATCTGA
- a CDS encoding alpha/beta hydrolase, producing the protein MNGVFAGILLMALPLLVVVAALTALHYYLRRRYLDYLVRIFQEKPLFVIPRGQPQPDAEDITLHSPDGITLRACYLHTTQPRKGVILFGLEFGSNRWSCQSYCDYLLAAGYDVFACEVRNQGDSTKQPSYATLQWATNLDLLDTQTALAYLKSRPDADSRGVGLFGISKGGTLGLLAAANDPFIRCAVTDGAFATYSTMVPYMRQWIAIYNNRYWVQKLLPAWFYGQLALVGIRRVERAQKLRYLHLESAVQQFGRPWLMIHGEQDSYIKPQMAREVFDYAAPPCEFWLVEKAKHNQALHVAGDAYRSRVLAFFDQYLAQAVPVVPFRRRGTPHPEVTGSLAEH; encoded by the coding sequence GTGAATGGGGTCTTCGCTGGAATCCTGCTGATGGCGTTACCGTTGTTGGTGGTCGTCGCCGCGCTGACGGCGCTCCACTACTATCTGCGTCGCCGGTACCTGGACTATCTGGTTCGGATCTTCCAAGAGAAGCCCCTATTCGTGATTCCGCGTGGACAACCACAACCCGACGCGGAAGACATCACCCTGCATTCCCCGGATGGCATCACCCTTCGCGCGTGCTACCTGCATACCACCCAGCCGCGCAAGGGCGTGATTCTCTTCGGGCTGGAGTTCGGTTCCAATCGCTGGTCATGCCAATCGTATTGCGATTATCTGTTAGCCGCCGGGTACGATGTCTTTGCCTGCGAAGTTCGCAATCAGGGGGATAGCACCAAGCAGCCCTCGTATGCGACGCTGCAATGGGCGACCAACTTGGATTTGCTGGACACGCAAACCGCGCTGGCCTATCTGAAATCGCGACCCGATGCCGACTCGCGCGGTGTGGGGCTGTTCGGGATCAGCAAAGGGGGCACGCTCGGTCTGCTGGCAGCCGCCAATGATCCGTTCATTCGCTGTGCCGTGACGGATGGTGCGTTTGCGACCTATTCCACCATGGTGCCGTACATGCGGCAATGGATTGCGATTTACAATAATCGCTATTGGGTGCAAAAGCTGCTGCCGGCGTGGTTCTACGGACAACTGGCCCTGGTCGGGATCCGTCGGGTGGAACGTGCCCAGAAACTTCGCTATTTGCATCTGGAAAGTGCGGTTCAGCAATTCGGTCGACCGTGGCTGATGATTCACGGCGAGCAAGATAGCTACATCAAACCGCAAATGGCCCGCGAAGTGTTTGATTATGCCGCGCCGCCATGCGAATTTTGGCTGGTGGAAAAGGCCAAGCATAATCAAGCGCTGCATGTGGCGGGCGATGCCTATCGCAGTCGCGTTCTGGCGTTCTTCGATCAATACTTGGCCCAGGCGGTGCCAGTCGTCCCTTTTCGTCGACGGGGAACGCCCCACCCCGAAGTTACCGGTAGCCTCGCGGAACATTGA